Proteins from a single region of Nitrospirota bacterium:
- a CDS encoding AAA family ATPase, producing the protein MTVLYQEYFGLKEPPFSIAPDPRYLFMSEQHREALAHLTFGIGSDGGFILLTGDVGTGKTTVSRCLLDQMLPETHIAFVLNPRVSVEELLAVVCDELGIAYPEGAASNKMFIDRINDFLLASCAQGHKTVLIIEEAQNLSPDVLEQVRLLTNLETNQYKLLQIILLGQPELREMLSRPEMSQLEQRITARYHLGPLSLKDVDAYVSHRLAIGGVDRQLFPSSLIPTLYRLSRGVPRLINLICDRSLLGAYVQGKDKVDKATLKKAAQEVFGREEEGGQRLKAAGWIAAGIVLLAVVAAIAAFSYKQDFFQPAPQPLREVQEKKTESLPLPVALHWPPEQSLDRSEAMTYQGLFKQWGSSYKVVEINAVCRQAASEGLQCLKGLSDLKRLVALNRPSVLKLIDDNGSSFYALLKAVQGQRITLLLADRELTVDPKELEKKWLGEYTLFWKAPPSWRGEIRPGETGRHLQWLAQLIAKKTGISRFGLKKTYDEEMVKEIKKFQLEEGLVPDGRVGVHTVIHLNSRYGVGEPLLSRGGEGI; encoded by the coding sequence ATGACTGTTTTATATCAAGAATATTTTGGACTGAAGGAACCTCCCTTTTCGATTGCTCCTGACCCCCGCTATCTGTTCATGAGCGAACAGCACCGGGAGGCTTTGGCGCACCTTACCTTCGGCATCGGAAGCGACGGCGGATTTATCCTCCTGACCGGAGATGTCGGTACGGGCAAGACTACCGTATCGCGCTGCCTTCTCGATCAGATGCTTCCTGAGACGCATATCGCATTTGTGCTCAACCCCAGGGTGTCTGTCGAGGAACTGCTTGCGGTGGTCTGTGATGAGCTGGGTATAGCGTATCCTGAAGGTGCTGCGAGCAACAAGATGTTTATTGACCGCATTAATGATTTTCTGCTTGCCAGCTGTGCACAGGGTCATAAGACCGTACTGATCATAGAGGAGGCACAGAACCTCAGCCCGGACGTGCTTGAGCAGGTGCGGCTGCTTACGAACCTTGAGACGAACCAGTATAAACTGCTGCAGATCATTCTGCTGGGGCAGCCTGAACTGAGAGAGATGCTGAGCCGTCCTGAAATGAGCCAGCTCGAGCAGCGGATTACTGCCCGGTATCACCTTGGCCCTCTTTCCCTTAAAGACGTGGATGCCTATGTCAGCCATCGTCTTGCCATTGGCGGCGTTGACCGGCAGCTCTTTCCGTCCTCTCTCATACCGACGCTGTACCGGCTGAGCAGGGGTGTGCCCCGGCTGATAAACCTGATCTGTGACCGGTCATTACTGGGCGCATACGTGCAGGGGAAAGACAAGGTTGACAAGGCCACGCTGAAGAAGGCGGCTCAGGAGGTATTTGGCAGGGAAGAAGAGGGCGGGCAGCGCCTGAAGGCGGCAGGCTGGATTGCTGCCGGCATCGTTTTGCTTGCCGTGGTGGCTGCGATTGCGGCATTTTCCTATAAGCAGGACTTTTTTCAGCCTGCGCCTCAGCCACTCAGGGAAGTGCAGGAAAAGAAGACAGAGTCATTACCTCTGCCCGTTGCGCTTCATTGGCCCCCTGAACAGTCCCTTGACCGAAGCGAAGCAATGACATATCAGGGCCTCTTTAAACAGTGGGGTTCCTCCTATAAGGTCGTTGAGATAAACGCGGTATGCAGACAGGCGGCAAGCGAAGGACTGCAGTGCCTGAAGGGCTTAAGCGATCTGAAGAGGCTGGTCGCACTGAACAGACCTTCAGTGCTTAAGCTTATTGATGATAACGGAAGCAGCTTCTATGCCCTGCTCAAAGCTGTCCAGGGGCAACGCATTACACTTCTTCTTGCTGACCGTGAGCTGACAGTCGATCCGAAGGAGCTTGAGAAAAAATGGCTCGGTGAATATACCCTGTTCTGGAAAGCGCCTCCTTCCTGGCGCGGCGAAATCCGGCCCGGCGAAACCGGCCGCCATCTGCAGTGGTTAGCGCAGCTTATCGCAAAAAAGACCGGAATAAGCCGCTTTGGACTGAAGAAGACCTATGACGAAGAAATGGTGAAAGAGATAAAAAAGTTCCAGCTCGAGGAGGGCCTTGTGCCTGATGGCCGCGTCGGCGTGCATACGGTCATTCATCTTAACTCCCGGTACGGCGTTGGGGAGCCCCTTCTGAGCAGGGGCGGCGAAGGGATCTGA
- a CDS encoding RluA family pseudouridine synthase, translating to MEKIIYKTAGTNPPSQAADILALGTGLSKSRIKDAMVKGAVWVKRKGNMKRLRKATTVLSPHDHIEIHYDETLLSIRPPEPGLVSDQGYYSVWFKPSGLMAQGTMFGDHCSLLRLAELHFQVRRQAFLVHRLDREADGLMIIAHSKESAARFSELFQKKLITKEYRVEVLGDMGQQGKKGTIRLPLDGKEAVTDYEVISYDPQQNRSVVSAFIRTGRLHQIRRHFEMIGHPVMGDPKYGKGNKNREGMKLTAVSLRFHCPFSRQEVTFTI from the coding sequence ATGGAAAAAATTATATATAAGACCGCAGGCACAAACCCTCCGTCGCAGGCAGCAGATATACTTGCGCTCGGAACCGGTCTGTCCAAAAGCAGGATCAAGGACGCCATGGTTAAAGGTGCTGTCTGGGTAAAACGAAAAGGCAACATGAAACGTCTCAGAAAGGCGACGACCGTGCTTTCGCCTCATGACCATATCGAGATACATTATGACGAAACGCTCCTTTCGATCAGGCCGCCGGAACCGGGACTCGTAAGCGATCAGGGATATTACAGCGTATGGTTCAAACCCTCGGGCCTTATGGCTCAGGGCACCATGTTTGGCGATCATTGTTCTCTTCTGAGACTGGCAGAACTTCACTTCCAGGTGAGGAGGCAGGCCTTTCTTGTGCACCGCCTGGACAGGGAAGCTGACGGGCTCATGATCATTGCACACAGCAAGGAATCGGCAGCACGGTTTTCCGAGCTTTTCCAGAAAAAGCTGATCACCAAGGAATACCGCGTTGAAGTCCTTGGTGATATGGGTCAGCAGGGGAAAAAAGGGACCATACGTCTGCCGCTTGACGGCAAGGAAGCGGTCACCGATTACGAGGTAATCTCCTATGACCCGCAGCAAAACAGGTCTGTTGTTTCTGCTTTTATCAGAACAGGCCGTCTGCATCAGATCCGCCGCCATTTTGAGATGATCGGCCATCCGGTAATGGGAGATCCGAAATATGGCAAAGGGAACAAAAACAGAGAAGGGATGAAGCTTACTGCGGTTTCCCTACGATTTCATTGCCCTTTCAGCAGGCAGGAAGTTACGTTTACGATCTGA
- a CDS encoding general secretion pathway protein GspB produces MSYILDALKKLEKERRRGKIPGLSEQDSIVYHSQRRPVWPYILIAVFVLNAALLFWWFLPKKSADSVMPAAPASQPLAAPSASQDVKMPEVKEPAGEVASGAAAGKASVSSTPVPPPAEKDSVLRERLLALRKKMQEDEQKSAGRINGEQKADHERQKVTEVAILEGKPEVAAEPLPEKKLYKFSELPPSVKGGLPVFSITAFLYSEKPSGRMARINERMMREGQELSPGIRVEEIVTDGVILSYRKFHFFVSVK; encoded by the coding sequence ATGTCTTACATACTGGATGCACTCAAAAAGCTTGAAAAGGAACGCAGGAGAGGGAAGATCCCCGGTCTTAGTGAACAGGACTCTATTGTCTATCATTCACAGCGAAGACCTGTCTGGCCGTATATTCTGATCGCCGTTTTTGTCCTGAATGCCGCGCTCCTGTTCTGGTGGTTCCTGCCGAAGAAATCGGCTGATTCTGTTATGCCGGCGGCCCCTGCCAGCCAGCCTTTGGCAGCTCCGTCTGCAAGTCAGGACGTGAAGATGCCTGAAGTGAAGGAACCTGCAGGCGAGGTAGCATCAGGCGCAGCAGCAGGGAAGGCATCGGTGAGCAGTACGCCGGTTCCTCCTCCTGCAGAGAAGGATTCTGTGCTACGTGAGAGGCTTCTGGCGCTCAGGAAGAAGATGCAGGAAGATGAACAGAAGTCAGCCGGCCGCATAAATGGCGAGCAAAAGGCGGACCATGAAAGACAGAAAGTAACCGAGGTAGCGATTCTTGAGGGAAAGCCTGAGGTTGCAGCAGAGCCTCTGCCGGAAAAGAAGTTATACAAGTTTTCAGAACTGCCGCCTTCCGTGAAAGGCGGTCTTCCTGTTTTTTCGATAACGGCCTTTCTCTATTCGGAAAAGCCCTCAGGAAGGATGGCCAGGATCAATGAACGCATGATGAGAGAAGGGCAGGAGCTTTCACCTGGCATCAGGGTTGAAGAGATCGTTACTGACGGCGTAATCCTTTCCTACCGGAAGTTCCACTTTTTTGTAAGTGTAAAGTAA
- a CDS encoding undecaprenyl/decaprenyl-phosphate alpha-N-acetylglucosaminyl 1-phosphate transferase → MTNIVAGLMSFFVPFSITLFILPRLASIASELGLVDHPNRRKVHNLPKPLVGGLGMSLGVAFACLLFLPLTNMRGYYAGAILLVVIGFFDDFREIHHRMKFIAQILSAILVIYFSNVSLHTFGELLYLWNINFDALTVPMTVIGFVGVINAINMVDGVDGLAGGISLISFISFAYLAYLDNHRDTMMLSIALSGALIAFMRYNWHPSRLFMGDAGSLFLGFSAAFVSIVLTQEPNSVARPVAPLISLTVPIDDTLTVMIKRLMKGKSPFYPDKKHLHHVLLKFGFSKLQTVAIILGLSAVFSSIALAGTLLEVPEYYLFYLFLTYFFSYFIASFFIRNILLKRKRNSRLRAKIMLK, encoded by the coding sequence ATGACAAATATCGTTGCAGGTCTAATGTCATTTTTTGTTCCTTTCAGCATAACGCTCTTCATCCTTCCGAGGCTCGCCAGTATTGCCTCTGAACTGGGACTCGTTGACCATCCGAACCGTCGTAAGGTGCATAACCTCCCTAAACCGCTGGTTGGAGGCCTCGGAATGTCTCTTGGTGTTGCATTCGCCTGCCTTCTCTTTCTGCCACTTACGAACATGCGGGGATATTATGCCGGAGCAATCTTGCTTGTCGTCATAGGCTTTTTTGATGATTTCAGGGAAATCCACCACAGAATGAAGTTTATAGCTCAGATATTATCAGCTATCCTGGTCATCTACTTCAGCAATGTCTCTCTCCATACCTTCGGAGAGCTTCTTTATCTATGGAATATCAACTTCGATGCTTTGACAGTGCCAATGACTGTAATCGGTTTTGTGGGGGTGATCAATGCGATAAACATGGTTGACGGTGTTGACGGTCTTGCAGGCGGCATATCACTCATATCCTTCATCTCGTTCGCTTATCTTGCCTATCTTGATAATCATCGGGATACAATGATGCTCAGCATAGCGCTTTCGGGGGCTCTCATCGCCTTCATGAGATACAATTGGCATCCCTCCCGACTTTTCATGGGAGATGCAGGGAGCCTCTTTTTAGGTTTTTCGGCAGCTTTTGTTTCCATCGTCCTGACCCAGGAGCCGAACAGCGTAGCCCGTCCTGTTGCCCCTTTGATAAGCCTTACGGTCCCGATTGATGACACATTGACGGTCATGATCAAGCGGCTGATGAAAGGCAAGAGCCCCTTTTACCCTGACAAAAAACACTTGCATCATGTATTACTCAAGTTCGGCTTCAGCAAACTACAGACGGTCGCGATAATCCTCGGCTTGTCCGCAGTATTTTCGTCTATCGCGCTTGCAGGAACCCTGCTTGAAGTTCCTGAATACTATCTTTTCTATCTATTTCTCACCTATTTTTTTAGCTATTTCATTGCATCCTTCTTCATCAGGAACATACTGTTGAAGCGGAAAAGAAATTCCCGGCTTCGCGCAAAGATTATGCTGAAGTAG